The following proteins come from a genomic window of Gemmatimonadaceae bacterium:
- a CDS encoding DUF58 domain-containing protein, whose amino-acid sequence MLRRLFAFLTRFVPTPRLALWLALAALAWVLPLPGSLPVVSAAAAIALVLGAALWDAVQLPSAPALSVTRAAPAHLGSGDDDTVTYTLSSAWPQAARVQLAERVPAALGGDGVRTHALVVPALGEVTTATAIRGLRRGPAALGPIALRIHGPLGLVDAIRDIPLDDVIEVVPSLSQVTRFRLLAVQRRLRDAGVRQVRRRGGGLSFDALREYVPGDDPRHIDWKATGRRGAAQVREYTVEQGQSVIIALDAGRLMTQMAGDRSRFEYAINACLVLADVAVQGKDKVGLLVFDDQIRGWVPPTAGTAAVRAIRHTLAGSEARPVEPDYALAFRTLAQRQRSRALVICLSDVVDVRASRAVVTQTRHAALRHITVFLALRNDALVAAAQPAATGGEGEAWRGAAAESLLDARAEALVRMRRTGVQVLDVPPQAMSAALVNRYLSVKARGEL is encoded by the coding sequence GTGCTGCGCCGGCTGTTCGCCTTCCTCACCCGCTTCGTCCCGACGCCGCGGCTGGCGCTCTGGCTGGCGCTGGCGGCGCTCGCGTGGGTGCTGCCGCTGCCGGGCAGCCTTCCGGTCGTCAGCGCGGCGGCAGCGATCGCGCTGGTGCTCGGTGCGGCGCTGTGGGATGCAGTGCAGCTCCCCTCGGCACCGGCCCTGTCCGTGACGCGTGCGGCACCGGCGCACCTGGGGTCGGGTGACGACGACACCGTGACCTACACGCTCTCCTCGGCGTGGCCTCAGGCCGCGCGGGTGCAGCTGGCCGAGCGCGTGCCGGCTGCGCTGGGCGGTGACGGTGTCCGCACGCACGCGCTGGTGGTGCCTGCGCTGGGCGAGGTGACGACGGCCACCGCGATCCGGGGGCTGCGACGCGGTCCCGCGGCGCTGGGACCGATCGCGCTGCGGATACATGGTCCGCTGGGCCTGGTGGATGCCATTCGCGACATCCCGCTGGACGACGTGATCGAGGTGGTGCCGTCGCTGTCACAGGTGACGCGCTTCCGCCTGCTCGCCGTGCAGCGCCGCCTGAGGGACGCCGGCGTGCGGCAGGTGCGGCGCCGCGGCGGCGGGCTGTCGTTCGATGCGCTGCGCGAGTACGTGCCGGGCGACGACCCCCGGCACATCGACTGGAAGGCCACGGGGCGGCGCGGGGCGGCGCAGGTGCGCGAGTACACCGTGGAACAGGGCCAGAGCGTGATCATCGCGCTCGACGCCGGCCGGCTGATGACACAGATGGCCGGCGACCGCTCGCGCTTCGAGTACGCCATCAACGCCTGCCTGGTGCTGGCCGACGTGGCAGTGCAGGGCAAGGACAAGGTCGGCCTGCTGGTCTTCGACGACCAGATCCGCGGCTGGGTGCCGCCGACGGCCGGCACGGCGGCGGTGCGTGCGATCCGGCACACCTTGGCCGGCAGCGAGGCGCGGCCGGTGGAGCCGGACTACGCGCTCGCGTTCCGCACGCTGGCGCAGCGCCAGCGGTCACGCGCGCTGGTGATCTGCCTCAGCGACGTGGTGGACGTGCGCGCGAGCCGCGCGGTGGTGACGCAGACGCGACACGCGGCGCTGCGCCACATCACGGTGTTCCTCGCGCTGCGCAACGATGCACTGGTGGCCGCAGCACAGCCGGCCGCAACGGGGGGAGAGGGCGAGGCGTGGCGCGGGGCCGCGGCCGAATCGCTGCTCGACGCACGCGCCGAGGCGCTGGTGCGGATGCGGCGGACCGGAGTGCAGGTGCTGGACGTGCCGCCGCAGGCGATGAGCGCCGCGCTGGTGAACCGCTACCTCTCGGTCAAGGCGCGCGGGGAGCTGTAG
- a CDS encoding histone deacetylase — protein sequence MPLHCWSSPRYAITLPDGHRFPMAKYALLREGALAQGLVSAHRLHEPARVAHEDLLRVHTGAYVAGVEHGTLDPAHQRRIGLPWSAAFVERAFRVVQGTAEACAHAVRHGIAMNLAGGTHHAFPDRGEGFCVFNDVAVGIRRLQAQGVIRRACVVDLDVHQGNGTNAVFTDDATVYTFDMHGARNFPFHKVPASRDEPLDDGTDDAAYLARLGAALPDVLRESRPDLVVYLAGADPHEGDRLGRLRLTFEGLAQRDELVLRTCREIGLPVCVTIAGGYGRDITDTVRVHLQTVAIASRFAD from the coding sequence ATGCCGCTGCACTGCTGGTCGTCGCCGCGCTATGCGATCACGCTGCCTGACGGCCACCGCTTCCCGATGGCGAAGTACGCGCTGCTCCGCGAGGGCGCGCTGGCGCAGGGGCTGGTGTCGGCCCACCGCCTGCACGAACCGGCGCGCGTGGCACACGAGGACCTGCTCCGCGTGCACACCGGCGCCTACGTGGCGGGCGTGGAGCATGGCACCCTCGATCCCGCACACCAGCGCCGCATCGGGTTGCCGTGGAGTGCGGCGTTCGTGGAGCGCGCCTTCCGCGTGGTGCAGGGCACGGCAGAGGCGTGCGCACATGCCGTCCGGCACGGCATCGCGATGAACCTGGCCGGTGGCACGCACCACGCCTTTCCCGACCGCGGCGAGGGATTCTGCGTGTTCAACGACGTGGCCGTGGGCATTCGCCGGCTGCAGGCGCAGGGCGTGATCCGCCGCGCCTGCGTGGTGGACCTGGACGTGCACCAGGGCAACGGCACGAACGCGGTGTTCACCGACGACGCCACGGTGTACACCTTCGACATGCACGGCGCGCGGAACTTCCCGTTCCACAAGGTGCCGGCGTCACGGGACGAGCCGCTGGACGACGGCACGGACGACGCGGCGTACCTCGCGCGCCTGGGCGCGGCGCTCCCGGACGTACTGCGCGAGTCGCGCCCCGACCTGGTGGTGTACCTGGCTGGCGCCGACCCGCACGAGGGCGACCGGCTGGGACGGCTCCGCCTCACGTTCGAGGGGCTCGCCCAGCGCGACGAGCTGGTGCTGCGCACCTGCCGCGAGATCGGCCTGCCAGTCTGCGTCACGATCGCCGGCGGATACGGGCGCGACATCACCGACACCGTGCGCGTGCACCTGCAGACCGTCGCCATCGCGTCCAGGTTCGCTGACTGA
- a CDS encoding M42 family metallopeptidase, with product MLNDSSIAFLKTLLDTPGPSGFESAPAKVWRAEAAGFASVRADVIGNSIAEVAGSGGPTILLAGHIDEIGVIVTWIDDNGFAYIEGIGGWDTQVLVGQRIRFLGRAGEVYGVVGKKPIHLMKPEEREKVTKFADMWVDIGATTRDEAAARLSVGDCGVLDAKVTDMPNNRIVSRSIDDRIGAFIVLEALRRYAAQPGAARVVAVATCQEEIGYSGGGARVAAQAIGPQMAIAVDVTFATDHPGIEKKEVGEHKLGGGPVLTRGSVTSPVVFRLMRDTADALGIPYSLHAAGRATSTDADAIQLARDGVATGLVSIPNRYMHSPNEMVSLDDLDRAATLIAEVCRRVTHETDFTDR from the coding sequence ATGCTCAACGATTCCTCCATCGCGTTCCTCAAGACGCTGCTCGACACCCCTGGCCCGTCGGGCTTCGAATCCGCGCCGGCGAAGGTCTGGCGCGCCGAGGCGGCGGGGTTCGCCAGCGTCCGCGCGGATGTCATCGGCAACTCGATTGCCGAAGTGGCCGGCAGTGGCGGCCCGACGATCCTGCTCGCCGGCCACATCGACGAGATCGGGGTGATCGTCACCTGGATCGATGACAACGGCTTTGCCTACATCGAGGGGATCGGCGGTTGGGACACGCAGGTCCTGGTGGGTCAGCGCATCCGCTTCCTCGGCCGCGCGGGCGAGGTGTACGGGGTGGTCGGGAAGAAGCCGATCCACCTGATGAAGCCGGAGGAACGCGAGAAGGTCACCAAGTTCGCGGACATGTGGGTGGACATCGGCGCGACGACACGCGACGAGGCCGCCGCCCGCCTCTCGGTGGGTGACTGCGGCGTGCTGGACGCGAAGGTCACCGACATGCCGAACAACCGCATCGTGTCGCGCAGCATCGACGACCGGATCGGGGCGTTCATCGTGCTGGAGGCATTGCGCCGGTACGCGGCGCAGCCGGGGGCGGCGCGGGTGGTGGCGGTGGCGACCTGCCAGGAGGAGATCGGCTACTCCGGTGGTGGCGCGCGCGTGGCCGCGCAGGCCATCGGGCCGCAGATGGCAATCGCGGTGGACGTGACCTTCGCCACCGACCATCCCGGGATCGAGAAGAAGGAGGTGGGTGAGCACAAGCTGGGGGGCGGGCCGGTGCTGACGCGCGGCAGCGTCACCAGCCCGGTGGTGTTCCGACTGATGCGCGACACGGCCGACGCCCTCGGCATTCCCTACTCGCTGCACGCCGCGGGACGGGCGACCAGCACCGACGCCGACGCGATCCAGCTCGCACGGGATGGCGTCGCGACGGGCCTGGTGTCGATCCCGAACCGCTACATGCACTCACCGAACGAGATGGTGAGCCTGGACGACCTGGACCGCGCGGCGACGCTGATCGCCGAGGTCTGCCGCCGGGTGACCCACGAGACGGACTTCACCGACCGGTGA
- a CDS encoding amidohydrolase, which produces MTAPRFLLAVVATVAVALPTAAQAPVRATPARPDLIVTNARIYTADDAAPMAEAMAIGGGRLLFVGSALEAMALKGPATTVVDAAGRTVIPGMTDAHAHLFGLGVTLRQVDLTGTRSFAEVIARVSARAATLPKGTPVLGRGWDQNDWSDTRLPLHAALSAATPDHPVVLERVDGHAVIANAVAMAKAGITAASRDPEGGRVLRDAQGAPTGVLVDNAQELIEPATRGADAGNPREILRNAVREANRWGLTGVHEMGVSPAVVGTYEAAAQAGELTLRAYVLLSGDSATLAWAWAKGPRSALHDSRLWVRSIKLYGDGALGSRGAALLDPYADDAANNGLLVMQPDFIRGVSERALRTGWQVATHAIGDRANRLALDAYSAALKAVPTADHRFRIEHSQIIHHDDIGRFATLGVIPSMQASHQTSDMYWAGNRLGTERLRGAYAWRSLLATGVIIPNGSDFPVEMVNPLISFHAAVARQDADDFPVGGWYPEQRMTREEALRSMTIWPARAAFQEAVLGSLTAGKLADFVVLDQDIMRIPAELILRTRVLQTWVGGSKVYEAAAR; this is translated from the coding sequence ATGACCGCACCCAGGTTCCTGCTCGCCGTCGTCGCCACCGTCGCGGTGGCCCTGCCCACTGCGGCGCAGGCTCCCGTCCGCGCCACACCGGCGCGCCCCGACCTGATCGTCACCAACGCGCGCATCTACACGGCGGACGACGCCGCCCCGATGGCCGAGGCGATGGCGATCGGCGGCGGGCGGCTGCTGTTCGTGGGCAGCGCCCTGGAGGCGATGGCGCTGAAGGGACCGGCCACCACGGTCGTGGATGCCGCCGGCCGCACGGTCATTCCCGGCATGACCGACGCCCACGCCCACCTCTTCGGGCTCGGGGTGACGCTCCGCCAGGTGGACCTCACCGGCACGCGTTCCTTCGCCGAGGTCATCGCGCGCGTGTCGGCACGCGCCGCCACGCTGCCGAAGGGCACACCCGTGCTCGGCCGCGGCTGGGACCAGAACGACTGGAGCGACACGCGACTCCCCCTGCACGCCGCACTGAGTGCCGCCACGCCGGACCATCCGGTGGTGCTGGAGCGCGTGGACGGACACGCCGTGATCGCGAACGCGGTGGCGATGGCGAAGGCGGGGATCACCGCCGCGAGCCGCGATCCCGAGGGTGGCCGCGTACTCCGGGACGCGCAGGGTGCGCCCACCGGCGTGCTGGTGGACAACGCACAGGAGCTCATCGAACCCGCGACGCGGGGCGCGGATGCCGGCAATCCCCGCGAGATCCTCAGGAATGCCGTGCGCGAGGCGAACCGGTGGGGGCTGACCGGCGTGCACGAGATGGGCGTGTCGCCGGCGGTGGTGGGCACGTACGAGGCGGCGGCGCAGGCGGGCGAGCTCACGCTGCGCGCCTACGTGCTGCTGTCGGGTGACAGCGCCACACTGGCCTGGGCGTGGGCGAAGGGGCCGCGGAGTGCGCTCCACGACAGCCGGCTCTGGGTGCGCAGCATCAAGCTGTACGGCGACGGCGCGCTCGGCTCGCGCGGCGCGGCCCTGCTCGACCCGTATGCCGACGATGCGGCCAACAACGGCCTGCTGGTGATGCAGCCCGACTTCATCCGCGGCGTGAGCGAGCGCGCCCTGCGCACGGGATGGCAGGTGGCCACGCACGCCATCGGCGACCGCGCCAACCGGCTGGCGCTCGACGCCTACTCCGCGGCGCTGAAGGCCGTGCCGACGGCCGACCACCGTTTCCGGATCGAGCACTCGCAGATCATCCACCACGACGACATCGGGCGCTTCGCGACGCTGGGCGTGATCCCGAGCATGCAGGCCAGCCACCAGACGAGTGACATGTACTGGGCCGGCAACCGTCTCGGCACCGAGCGGCTGCGCGGCGCCTATGCCTGGCGCTCGCTGCTGGCCACCGGCGTGATCATCCCGAACGGCAGCGACTTCCCGGTCGAGATGGTCAATCCCCTGATCAGCTTCCATGCCGCCGTCGCCCGGCAGGATGCCGACGACTTCCCGGTCGGGGGGTGGTACCCCGAGCAGCGCATGACGCGCGAGGAGGCGCTGCGCTCGATGACGATCTGGCCCGCCCGGGCGGCGTTCCAGGAGGCGGTGCTCGGCTCGCTGACCGCGGGCAAGCTCGCGGACTTCGTTGTGCTGGACCAGGACATCATGCGCATTCCCGCGGAGCTGATCCTGCGCACCCGGGTGCTGCAGACCTGGGTGGGGGGGAGCAAGGTGTACGAGGCCGCGGCGCGCTGA
- a CDS encoding MoxR family ATPase encodes MTTPEMPSPSADAVAALRTAIRRRIVGQDVAIDELLAALLARGHVLLEGVPGVAKTLLVRVVAAAAGVRFGRIQFTPDLMPADITGTSVLRGADGRFEFRPGPLFTDLLLADEINRAPAKTQAALLEAMQEKQVTVDGTRHDLGARFTVVATQNPVEFEGTYPLPEAQLDRFLVKVRVGYPAADDELAMLQAHARGDDPERAMAGDGFAISATAFDALRDATDRVTIAPEVVAYIAAVVRATRDDPALALGASPRAAVALLRISRAAAVLAGRDFVTPDDVKGLAPAALRHRLILSPELDVEGRTTDDVLAAVLLRVPAPA; translated from the coding sequence ATGACCACGCCCGAGATGCCGTCTCCGTCCGCCGACGCCGTCGCCGCACTGCGCACCGCCATCCGGCGCCGCATCGTGGGGCAGGACGTCGCCATCGACGAACTCCTCGCGGCCCTGCTCGCGCGCGGGCATGTGCTGCTGGAAGGGGTGCCGGGCGTGGCCAAGACGCTGCTGGTGCGCGTGGTGGCGGCTGCGGCCGGCGTGCGCTTCGGCCGCATCCAGTTCACGCCCGACCTGATGCCGGCCGACATCACCGGCACCTCGGTGCTGCGCGGCGCCGATGGCCGGTTCGAATTCCGCCCGGGTCCCCTCTTCACCGACCTGCTGCTGGCGGACGAGATCAACCGGGCGCCGGCGAAGACGCAGGCCGCGCTGCTGGAGGCGATGCAGGAGAAGCAGGTGACGGTGGACGGCACACGGCACGACCTGGGCGCGCGATTCACCGTGGTGGCGACGCAGAACCCGGTGGAGTTCGAGGGCACCTATCCGCTGCCCGAGGCGCAGCTCGACCGGTTCCTGGTGAAGGTGCGTGTCGGCTACCCCGCGGCCGACGACGAACTGGCGATGCTGCAGGCGCACGCGCGCGGCGACGACCCGGAGCGGGCGATGGCCGGCGACGGATTCGCCATCAGCGCCACGGCGTTCGACGCGCTCCGCGACGCCACCGATCGCGTGACGATCGCGCCGGAGGTGGTGGCGTACATCGCCGCCGTGGTCCGGGCCACGCGGGACGATCCGGCGCTGGCCCTTGGGGCATCGCCGCGCGCCGCCGTCGCACTGCTGCGCATCTCGCGCGCGGCGGCCGTGCTGGCAGGGCGCGACTTCGTCACCCCCGATGACGTGAAGGGCCTCGCGCCGGCGGCGCTGCGACACCGCCTGATCCTGAGCCCGGAGCTGGACGTCGAGGGGCGCACCACGGACGACGTGCTGGCGGCCGTGCTGCTGCGCGTGCCTGCGCCGGCCTGA
- a CDS encoding stage II sporulation protein M: protein MPAAVTRARPALDATVEVETPEQVVVSYTLAGIGTRGAAALVDLILMLLLSGSGWYAAASLARLFPGVAALADNWLRAAAILAQFCIIWGYFVVFEAVWDGQTPGKRLLGLRVVRNGGGGVDLGPSAARNLLRFVDFLPFGYFAGMLTIIANQRNQRLGDLVAGTIVVRERLLRHARPRARATAVGDDGAAVTATLDDEQFALLDRFVAREATLDDPSRARLSAALVARLGVEVRTDPVAALRILHQREVAARRRIGPAPSTGGTRREEWAVVAEGRPRWEAFATAITQARSRGLHHMGEDEVTAFVESYREVATDLARLRTADRGRGGDEVFTLSRLVSAGHNLLYRRPSQGIERLLRYIAHDVPREVRRSWRHVLVAALLLFVPAVGTVVAIVRNPALAERMLPPGMIARAEEGQRRGNTGADYLPDGEEQKGSVLSAFLMTNNIKVALIAFAGGVTAGLLTVFALVSNGVSAIGAGVGLYITRGIGGQIFGFVAAHGVLELSAICLAGGAGLLLATAILVPGDRTRREALAANGVRSLHLVSCVVLFLILAGIIEGNISPSRLPDSAKFATALITAIGMAWYLSGGREPAGTPAATAPRAP from the coding sequence ATGCCTGCTGCCGTGACCCGCGCCCGCCCTGCGCTCGATGCCACCGTCGAGGTCGAGACGCCGGAGCAGGTCGTCGTCTCGTACACCCTGGCCGGCATCGGGACCCGCGGCGCCGCCGCACTCGTGGACCTGATCCTGATGCTGCTGCTGAGCGGCTCCGGATGGTATGCCGCCGCCTCGCTCGCGCGGCTCTTCCCGGGCGTGGCGGCGCTGGCCGACAACTGGCTGCGTGCCGCCGCGATCCTCGCGCAGTTCTGCATCATCTGGGGCTACTTCGTCGTCTTCGAGGCGGTCTGGGATGGCCAGACGCCGGGCAAGCGCCTGCTCGGCTTGCGCGTCGTGCGCAATGGCGGCGGCGGGGTCGACCTTGGCCCGAGTGCCGCGCGCAACCTGCTGCGCTTCGTCGACTTCCTGCCGTTCGGCTACTTCGCCGGCATGCTCACGATCATCGCCAACCAGCGGAACCAGCGCCTGGGCGACCTCGTGGCCGGCACGATCGTGGTGCGTGAACGCCTCCTCCGTCACGCCCGCCCGCGCGCGCGGGCCACGGCGGTCGGTGACGACGGCGCCGCCGTGACCGCGACGCTCGACGACGAGCAGTTCGCGCTCCTCGATCGCTTCGTGGCCCGCGAAGCCACGCTCGACGATCCCTCGCGGGCCCGGCTGTCTGCCGCACTGGTGGCGCGGCTCGGCGTCGAGGTCCGCACCGATCCCGTCGCCGCACTGCGCATCCTGCACCAGCGCGAGGTGGCGGCACGCCGGCGCATCGGGCCGGCGCCCAGCACCGGCGGCACGCGCCGCGAGGAATGGGCCGTGGTGGCCGAGGGACGCCCGCGTTGGGAGGCCTTCGCCACCGCGATCACGCAGGCCCGCAGCCGCGGGCTGCACCACATGGGCGAGGATGAGGTCACCGCCTTCGTCGAGTCGTATCGCGAGGTGGCCACCGACCTGGCCCGCTTGCGCACCGCCGATCGCGGCCGCGGCGGCGACGAGGTGTTCACCCTCTCGCGGCTCGTCTCGGCCGGACACAACCTCCTCTACCGCCGCCCGTCGCAGGGCATCGAGCGCCTGCTGCGCTACATCGCGCACGACGTGCCGCGCGAGGTGCGGCGCAGCTGGCGGCACGTGCTGGTGGCGGCGCTGCTGCTCTTCGTCCCCGCCGTCGGCACGGTGGTGGCGATCGTCCGCAATCCGGCCCTCGCCGAGCGCATGCTCCCGCCGGGAATGATCGCGCGGGCCGAGGAAGGGCAGCGCCGCGGCAACACCGGGGCCGACTACCTCCCCGACGGCGAGGAGCAGAAAGGCTCCGTGCTCTCCGCGTTCCTCATGACGAACAACATCAAGGTGGCGCTCATCGCCTTCGCCGGCGGCGTCACGGCGGGGCTGCTCACCGTCTTCGCCCTCGTCAGCAACGGTGTGTCCGCCATCGGCGCCGGCGTCGGCCTCTACATCACGCGGGGCATCGGCGGCCAGATCTTCGGCTTCGTCGCCGCGCACGGCGTGCTGGAGCTCAGTGCCATCTGCCTCGCCGGCGGCGCCGGCCTGCTGCTGGCCACCGCGATCCTCGTGCCGGGTGACCGGACGCGGCGCGAGGCACTCGCCGCCAACGGCGTGCGCTCGCTCCACCTGGTGAGCTGCGTCGTGCTCTTCCTGATCCTCGCCGGCATCATCGAGGGGAACATCTCGCCGTCGCGCCTCCCCGACAGCGCCAAGTTCGCGACGGCGCTGATCACCGCGATCGGCATGGCCTGGTACCTCTCGGGGGGCCGCGAGCCCGCCGGTACGCCCGCCGCTACAGCTCCCCGCGCGCCTTGA
- a CDS encoding HU family DNA-binding protein, with protein sequence MSRVAMVTALVDNVGLSKKQANGVLKELFDATEGVIAKSLKKGDKIGITGFGTFSLGKRNARVGRNPQTGEKVKIAASKAPKFKAGASLKGFVNGKTAAPKPKKAAKKVTKKVAKKATKKAAKKR encoded by the coding sequence ATGAGCAGAGTAGCGATGGTGACCGCGCTGGTCGACAACGTCGGTCTCTCGAAGAAGCAGGCCAACGGCGTCCTCAAGGAGCTGTTCGACGCCACCGAGGGGGTCATTGCCAAGTCGCTGAAGAAGGGCGACAAGATCGGCATCACCGGCTTCGGCACCTTCAGCCTCGGCAAGCGCAATGCGCGTGTCGGCCGCAATCCGCAGACCGGCGAGAAGGTGAAGATCGCCGCCAGCAAGGCCCCGAAGTTCAAGGCCGGGGCCAGCCTGAAGGGCTTCGTGAACGGCAAGACCGCCGCCCCGAAGCCGAAGAAGGCCGCCAAGAAGGTCACCAAGAAGGTGGCCAAGAAGGCCACGAAGAAGGCGGCCAAGAAGCGCTAG
- a CDS encoding aminopeptidase P N-terminal domain-containing protein: MRRRAPVIVLGALLLAGRSLPGQVPVAEYAARRAALGAMTGDGVTVVLGRGEPAHDFETFSQSPDLRYLTGWTQPNAALVLVRTNGAQRELLFVAPRSAAEEVWTGPRPSLADAARMAGLPVRDVREFTATCDSLLAAGNAMRIVGEFRGAATAAGESVTNDRVFLDALAQRHPGARVSQDERSLLLLRARKSAAEIALLRSAIAITVQAHEDVMRMVTPGWNEFEVQALVEYTFRRNGAERPGFTSITGSADNTTTLHYWQNDRPMRDGELLLMDIGASYAGYSADVTRTVPLSGRFTAPQRAIYELVRRAQVAGEQATKIGAPLNAPNEAASEVLARGLVSLGLMESPTATYDCDSTGQRTCRQLGLYYMHGLGHGIGLEVHDPDIAYFSTWSEGSVMTIEPGIYVRRNLAEVLPDTPRNRALLARLQPALATYAGIGVRIEDDYLLTAAGLEWLSKAPREVAEVEAAMQAPRASAPRPRDPALVERYRRALP, translated from the coding sequence ATGCGCCGCCGTGCTCCCGTCATCGTCCTGGGCGCCCTGCTGCTGGCCGGCCGCTCGCTGCCGGGCCAGGTCCCGGTCGCCGAATACGCCGCGCGGCGCGCCGCACTCGGTGCGATGACGGGGGACGGGGTGACCGTGGTGCTCGGCCGCGGCGAGCCGGCCCACGACTTCGAGACCTTCTCGCAGTCACCCGACCTGCGCTACCTGACCGGCTGGACACAACCGAACGCCGCCCTGGTGCTGGTCCGCACGAACGGCGCGCAGCGTGAGCTGCTCTTCGTGGCACCGCGCAGTGCCGCCGAGGAAGTGTGGACCGGGCCGCGACCGTCGCTCGCCGATGCCGCCCGGATGGCCGGCCTGCCGGTGCGGGACGTGCGCGAGTTCACCGCCACCTGCGATTCCCTGCTGGCGGCAGGCAATGCGATGCGCATCGTGGGCGAGTTCCGCGGCGCGGCGACGGCGGCCGGCGAGTCCGTCACGAACGACCGCGTCTTCCTCGACGCACTCGCGCAGCGGCACCCGGGCGCGCGCGTGTCGCAGGACGAGCGCAGCCTGCTGCTGCTCCGGGCACGGAAGAGCGCGGCGGAGATCGCCCTGCTGCGCTCGGCGATCGCCATCACCGTCCAGGCCCACGAGGACGTGATGCGCATGGTGACACCGGGCTGGAACGAATTCGAGGTGCAGGCGCTGGTGGAGTACACCTTCCGGCGCAACGGCGCCGAGCGCCCGGGGTTCACGAGCATCACGGGATCGGCCGACAACACCACCACCCTGCACTACTGGCAGAACGACCGGCCGATGCGCGACGGCGAGTTGCTGCTGATGGACATCGGCGCGAGCTACGCCGGCTACAGCGCCGACGTCACCCGCACCGTCCCGCTGAGCGGACGGTTCACGGCCCCGCAGCGGGCGATCTACGAGCTCGTCCGCCGTGCGCAGGTGGCGGGTGAGCAGGCGACGAAGATCGGCGCACCGCTGAACGCGCCGAACGAGGCGGCGTCCGAGGTGCTCGCGCGCGGGCTGGTTTCGCTTGGCCTGATGGAGTCCCCGACGGCGACCTACGACTGTGACAGCACCGGCCAGCGCACCTGCCGGCAGCTCGGCCTCTACTACATGCACGGGCTCGGGCACGGTATCGGGCTCGAGGTGCACGACCCCGACATCGCCTACTTCAGCACCTGGAGCGAGGGCAGCGTGATGACCATCGAGCCGGGGATCTACGTTCGCCGGAACCTGGCCGAGGTGCTCCCGGACACGCCACGGAACCGGGCGCTGCTGGCTCGCCTCCAACCCGCGCTGGCGACGTACGCCGGGATCGGCGTGCGGATCGAGGATGACTACCTGCTCACCGCCGCGGGGCTGGAGTGGTTGTCGAAGGCGCCCCGTGAGGTGGCGGAGGTGGAGGCGGCGATGCAGGCACCGCGTGCGAGCGCGCCGCGGCCCCGCGATCCCGCGCTGGTCGAGCGATACCGCCGCGCGCTGCCGTGA
- a CDS encoding SIMPL domain-containing protein (The SIMPL domain is named for its presence in mouse protein SIMPL (signalling molecule that associates with mouse pelle-like kinase). Bacterial member BP26, from Brucella, was shown to assemble into a channel-like structure, while YggE from E. coli has been associated with resistance to oxidative stress.), which produces MKNRNRRTSHASSLLLSALMSAPLLGQQGTTPPAPPTIEVTGNGEAKATPDRALVMVGVQTRGRTAAIAGQENARVATAILEAVRAAGIAREQVSTLNYHVAPSYRYYPDGRKPELTGYDASNTVRVEVRSLDLVGKVIDASLAAGATNINGVSFYASQLDAVKRDAMARATTDARLTAEVIAKAAGGTLGPLQSVTSQMGEAPRPYPMMAMAARAASDAPTPIEAPTEQTVQATVVARFTFIPAAPPR; this is translated from the coding sequence ATGAAGAACAGGAACCGTCGCACCTCGCACGCGTCGTCGCTGCTGCTCAGCGCGCTCATGTCGGCCCCGCTGCTCGGGCAGCAGGGGACCACGCCACCGGCCCCGCCCACGATCGAGGTGACCGGCAACGGCGAGGCGAAGGCGACCCCCGACCGGGCGCTGGTGATGGTCGGCGTCCAGACGCGCGGCCGCACCGCCGCCATCGCCGGCCAGGAGAACGCGCGCGTGGCGACGGCGATCCTCGAGGCCGTGCGCGCCGCCGGCATCGCCCGCGAGCAGGTCAGCACGCTGAACTACCACGTGGCGCCGTCGTACCGGTACTACCCCGATGGCCGCAAGCCCGAACTCACCGGCTACGATGCCTCGAACACGGTGCGCGTCGAGGTCCGCTCGCTGGACCTCGTCGGCAAGGTGATCGATGCCTCGCTGGCGGCCGGCGCCACGAACATCAACGGCGTCTCGTTCTACGCGTCGCAGCTGGACGCGGTGAAGCGCGACGCGATGGCGCGCGCGACCACCGATGCGCGGCTGACGGCGGAGGTGATCGCCAAGGCGGCGGGGGGCACCCTGGGTCCGCTCCAGTCCGTGACGAGCCAGATGGGTGAAGCGCCGCGGCCGTACCCGATGATGGCGATGGCGGCACGGGCCGCCAGTGATGCCCCCACGCCGATCGAGGCCCCGACCGAGCAGACGGTGCAGGCGACCGTCGTCGCGCGGTTCACGTTCATTCCCGCCGCCCCGCCCCGCTGA